In candidate division WOR-3 bacterium, the following proteins share a genomic window:
- a CDS encoding 4Fe-4S binding protein: protein MKQITVISGKGGTGKTVLTASFAALAHNACFVDCDVDAADLHLLLNPKVRETHIFKSGKAPKINRATCTECGECIDVCRFNAIDETFEIDKFSCEGCAICSIVCPSKAITMEENESGEWYVSDTKYGPFVHAKLGIAEANSGRLVTRIRKAAQEIADKERLDYVINDGPPG, encoded by the coding sequence GTGAAACAGATAACGGTGATAAGCGGTAAGGGTGGGACCGGCAAGACGGTTCTGACCGCTTCTTTTGCTGCACTGGCGCACAATGCCTGTTTTGTCGATTGTGATGTCGACGCGGCCGATCTACATCTCCTGTTGAATCCAAAGGTCAGAGAAACGCACATCTTCAAGAGTGGAAAGGCACCAAAGATAAACAGAGCTACTTGTACGGAGTGTGGAGAATGCATCGATGTCTGCCGCTTCAATGCAATTGACGAAACGTTCGAGATAGACAAGTTCTCTTGTGAAGGGTGCGCGATATGTAGTATTGTATGTCCAAGCAAGGCAATAACGATGGAGGAAAATGAATCTGGCGAGTGGTACGTATCTGATACGAAGTACGGTCCGTTTGTCCACGCCAAACTTGGCATTGCTGAAGCAAACTCAGGCAGACTGGTTACAAGGATCAGGAAGGCAGCACAGGAGATAGCAGACAAGGAGCGACTCGACTATGTTATTAACGATGGTCCACCAGGGAT
- the tsaA gene encoding tRNA (N6-threonylcarbamoyladenosine(37)-N6)-methyltransferase TrmO — translation MKIEPIGIIHTPLRNKADAPVQFSRSKIVGRIEVFKEYAAGLSDIEGFSHIIVIFRFHKSRGYRLKLKPCWDDKQRGLFSTRAPRRPNQLGLSVLRLLNRRGNILKVRGVDMLDGTPLLDIKPYIPHDIPKRSVRTGWLRGKMR, via the coding sequence ATGAAGATTGAACCAATTGGCATTATACATACACCCCTGAGAAATAAAGCGGATGCACCAGTTCAATTTTCGCGGTCAAAAATCGTGGGCAGGATAGAAGTCTTTAAAGAATACGCGGCCGGGCTGAGCGACATCGAAGGATTTTCGCATATTATAGTCATATTCAGATTCCATAAATCAAGAGGATATAGATTGAAGTTGAAACCGTGCTGGGATGATAAACAAAGAGGTTTGTTCTCTACGAGGGCGCCGAGAAGGCCTAATCAGCTTGGCTTGAGCGTACTGAGGTTGCTGAATCGGAGGGGAAATATCCTGAAGGTGAGAGGAGTCGATATGCTCGACGGAACGCCGTTACTTGATATAAAACCGTATATACCTCACGACATACCGAAGCGGAGTGTTCGAACTGGTTGGCTCAGAGGAAAGATGAGGTGA
- a CDS encoding ATP-binding protein, producing MPEVRQADAKILRSMVLSVASGKGGTGKTTIATSLALAVGNVQFLDCDVEEPNAHLFIKVRWERSEIVSTPVPEVDESKCDYCGKCAEICAYNSLAVLKDRVLVFPHLCHGCGGCALLCPQRAIREVDREIGKVDRGRVGEMQFIQGKMNVGEVMAPPLVRAVKRNIAEKKDIIIDAPPGTSCPVIESVRGSDYCLLVTEPTPFGLNDLGLAVEAVRKLDIPFGVVINRANLGDNKVEEYCKNEKIDILMRIPFDRSIAVSYSRGIPLVDAKPAYRNHLRQMFTSIKKSIHED from the coding sequence ATGCCCGAAGTGCGGCAGGCAGATGCTAAGATTTTAAGATCCATGGTGCTATCGGTTGCCAGCGGAAAGGGAGGAACAGGGAAGACGACGATCGCCACAAGCCTTGCTCTTGCGGTTGGTAACGTGCAATTTTTGGATTGTGATGTGGAAGAACCGAATGCACATCTATTTATCAAAGTTCGATGGGAGCGATCCGAAATTGTCTCGACACCGGTACCAGAAGTAGATGAATCCAAATGCGACTACTGTGGCAAGTGCGCCGAGATCTGTGCATACAATTCTCTGGCAGTGTTGAAGGATAGGGTGCTCGTGTTCCCGCATCTTTGCCACGGATGCGGCGGTTGTGCTCTGCTGTGCCCGCAGAGAGCGATCAGGGAAGTCGACAGAGAAATCGGTAAGGTTGATAGGGGCCGGGTAGGAGAAATGCAATTCATCCAGGGAAAGATGAATGTCGGTGAGGTGATGGCACCGCCACTGGTCAGAGCGGTCAAGAGGAACATTGCAGAGAAAAAAGATATTATCATTGATGCGCCGCCGGGCACCTCGTGTCCGGTCATTGAATCAGTAAGAGGGAGTGATTACTGTTTACTGGTCACTGAGCCAACACCCTTTGGACTGAACGATCTGGGCTTGGCGGTTGAGGCGGTGAGAAAATTAGATATTCCTTTTGGCGTCGTGATCAATCGTGCGAACCTGGGGGACAATAAAGTTGAAGAGTACTGCAAGAATGAGAAGATCGACATTCTGATGCGCATACCGTTTGACAGAAGTATCGCAGTGTCCTATTCAAGAGGTATACCGTTGGTAGATGCAAAGCCGGCCTACCGCAACCATCTCAGACAGATGTTTACTTCAATCAAGAAATCTATCCATGAAGATTGA
- a CDS encoding NifB/NifX family molybdenum-iron cluster-binding protein — translation MKICVTSQGDNLDSQLDPRFGRCKYFLFVDEDTLDFEAIENPNSDATGGAGIQSGQLVAKREARVVLTGNVGPNAFETLRAAGIEVITGVSGTVKEAIEKYASGELSPTDKPSVNSKFGLPGRQ, via the coding sequence ATGAAGATTTGTGTTACATCACAAGGTGATAATCTCGATTCGCAACTTGACCCGCGGTTCGGACGGTGCAAGTATTTCCTGTTCGTAGATGAAGACACACTTGATTTCGAAGCAATTGAGAATCCGAATAGCGATGCTACGGGCGGTGCCGGAATTCAATCTGGCCAACTCGTGGCAAAAAGGGAGGCCCGAGTGGTGCTGACCGGCAACGTTGGCCCCAATGCTTTCGAAACCTTGAGGGCCGCAGGAATAGAGGTGATCACTGGGGTATCAGGGACCGTTAAAGAAGCGATTGAGAAGTACGCAAGTGGTGAATTGAGCCCCACTGACAAACCTAGCGTCAATTCGAAATTTGGTTTACCAGGTCGGCAATAA
- a CDS encoding NifB/NifX family molybdenum-iron cluster-binding protein, with the protein MRIAISSDGDLVSAHFGRCPTFTIVDVNEGKITKRETVQNPGHQPGFIPQFLYEKGVECIVCGGMGRRATNFFSEYGIQAILGITGKIEDVLEKIQEGTLEGGESLCKPGSGKGYGLGKTECDHPEEHKGEH; encoded by the coding sequence ATGCGTATAGCAATATCATCAGACGGTGATCTGGTGTCGGCTCATTTTGGACGGTGCCCGACTTTTACAATTGTCGATGTTAATGAAGGCAAAATTACAAAACGGGAAACAGTCCAAAATCCAGGACATCAACCCGGCTTCATACCGCAATTTCTGTATGAGAAGGGAGTTGAATGTATTGTATGCGGTGGTATGGGAAGGCGGGCAACGAACTTTTTCAGTGAATACGGAATACAGGCGATATTAGGTATTACGGGGAAAATAGAAGACGTATTGGAAAAGATACAAGAGGGTACGCTTGAAGGTGGTGAAAGTCTCTGCAAGCCAGGTTCAGGAAAAGGTTATGGATTAGGCAAAACAGAGTGCGATCATCCCGAAGAACATAAGGGAGAGCACTGA
- a CDS encoding DUF5320 domain-containing protein: MPGGDRTGPLGAGPMTGRGAGYCAGYAAPGYANPVGGRGRRFGRGRGWFGRGWRHWYGPGPGWVPYAYGDPYYSGYVYPTYPNGRELSTSDEMTMLREQSEFLQNELKEIQERIGTLEKAQTQEKK; this comes from the coding sequence ATGCCAGGTGGAGATAGAACAGGTCCTCTTGGAGCCGGGCCAATGACTGGAAGAGGTGCCGGCTATTGTGCTGGTTACGCAGCACCTGGATATGCCAACCCAGTTGGTGGTCGCGGCCGTCGTTTTGGCAGAGGCCGTGGTTGGTTTGGTCGCGGATGGCGCCATTGGTATGGCCCAGGACCGGGCTGGGTTCCGTATGCATACGGCGATCCGTACTACAGTGGTTATGTGTATCCAACTTATCCTAACGGGCGTGAGTTGAGCACGAGTGATGAGATGACGATGTTAAGGGAACAATCCGAGTTCTTGCAGAACGAGCTTAAGGAAATACAGGAGCGGATCGGGACTTTGGAAAAAGCTCAAACACAAGAGAAGAAATAG
- a CDS encoding transcriptional repressor, with translation MRRGNPGPHWWYGRFRGRGYRITVAREAILDILSRTEEHLSAEEVYLAVHKIQPNVGLTTVYRTLELLVHMGLVFKFDFGDGRARYELSEGPKGSRHHHHLVCTNCGRVIDYTDFIDDEVELLSRTEKGLQRKFDFEITNHLIQFYGLCDKCRKK, from the coding sequence GTGAGGAGAGGTAATCCAGGGCCGCACTGGTGGTATGGAAGATTTCGCGGTCGCGGTTATCGGATCACGGTTGCCCGAGAAGCAATCCTCGATATTCTAAGTCGTACCGAAGAGCACCTGAGCGCTGAAGAGGTGTATCTTGCCGTGCACAAGATCCAGCCCAATGTCGGGCTCACGACCGTCTATCGCACCCTTGAATTGCTGGTACACATGGGCCTCGTTTTTAAATTCGACTTTGGCGATGGGCGGGCAAGATATGAACTGTCTGAAGGCCCCAAAGGTTCACGGCACCACCATCATCTTGTTTGCACAAACTGCGGTCGGGTCATTGATTACACTGATTTTATCGACGATGAAGTCGAATTACTGAGCCGGACTGAGAAAGGGTTACAGAGAAAATTCGACTTCGAGATCACGAATCATCTTATTCAGTTTTATGGACTATGCGATAAATGCCGAAAAAAATGA
- a CDS encoding transposase — MGWIPRICGENLYHHIYAWGNDRHPVFKSVEHYQKYLIMLEEYALCFDVDILAYALMESHVHLFIYDRSKNISVFMMNLHGHYARYYNKINERVGHVFGERFNNKLVLANVYGKWLSRYIHRQATEAGIVEDPADYPWSSYRTYMGLEMKEFVKSNVILEQFGEGESRLREYRAFVLSHDDGPVDWSRRYFTLLEGSELIDYAGRIMNVDRSVLLEPQGIKERHLRHYAIRLLYERYGFKPALLARAFRLSRVAVTGILMRRKI, encoded by the coding sequence ATGGGCTGGATCCCACGAATTTGCGGCGAGAATCTTTATCATCACATATATGCTTGGGGAAATGACCGACATCCCGTCTTCAAATCCGTAGAGCATTATCAGAAGTATCTGATAATGCTTGAGGAATATGCTTTGTGCTTTGATGTTGACATCTTAGCGTATGCATTGATGGAGTCACACGTTCATCTATTCATCTACGATAGGTCCAAGAACATCTCAGTATTCATGATGAACCTACATGGTCATTATGCTCGATATTACAACAAAATAAATGAACGCGTTGGACATGTTTTTGGTGAGAGGTTCAATAACAAACTAGTACTAGCTAATGTTTACGGGAAGTGGTTGTCCAGATATATACATCGCCAAGCGACGGAAGCCGGAATTGTGGAGGATCCAGCTGATTACCCTTGGTCCAGTTATCGTACATATATGGGTCTCGAGATGAAGGAGTTCGTAAAAAGCAATGTGATATTGGAGCAGTTTGGTGAGGGTGAGAGTCGCTTGCGCGAGTATCGGGCGTTTGTGCTTTCTCACGATGATGGACCAGTTGATTGGAGCAGGCGATATTTTACGCTCCTGGAAGGCAGTGAACTAATAGACTATGCGGGTAGAATAATGAACGTAGATAGATCGGTGTTGCTGGAGCCACAGGGGATAAAAGAACGACATTTAAGGCATTATGCAATAAGGCTGTTATATGAGCGATATGGTTTCAAGCCAGCTTTGCTTGCGCGTGCATTCAGACTTTCCAGGGTAGCTGTGACAGGGATTTTGATGAGAAGAAAAATATAG
- a CDS encoding T9SS type A sorting domain-containing protein yields MLTCDYYGSVFLRENVTSPGIVENDKNPAASNVLTVTPNPFSDLATINYQPADDREVNLTICDITGRTVKSFPLITSQPFGSMSVAWDGRDNEHRRVPDGVYLITLMTGSRIETKKVLLVR; encoded by the coding sequence ATGCTCACGTGTGACTACTACGGCTCGGTTTTTCTCCGCGAAAATGTAACATCCCCAGGCATCGTCGAGAATGACAAGAATCCTGCGGCGTCTAATGTGCTTACCGTCACACCAAATCCATTTTCAGATTTGGCCACTATAAACTATCAGCCAGCAGATGATAGAGAGGTCAATTTGACAATCTGCGACATAACCGGCCGAACAGTAAAATCATTTCCGCTAATCACATCTCAGCCATTTGGCTCCATGTCCGTGGCATGGGACGGCAGAGACAATGAACACCGTCGAGTTCCGGATGGTGTCTATCTTATTACGCTCATGACTGGAAGTAGGATCGAAACGAAGAAAGTACTACTTGTTCGGTGA
- a CDS encoding GNAT family N-acetyltransferase: MSINSSTRIIKVDHLIIRPLTSSFWSDFVELFGKKGAYGGCWCMWWRLSRREFEKGQGAGNRRAMKHLVDSGNIPGLLAYKVKTAIGWCSIAPREQYAALERSRVLKRLDSEPVWSIVCFFIHKEYHGRGVSEKLIRRAVEYAGSRGAKIVEAYPAIPRRKELPPVSSFMGLPQIFRKVGFVECKRPSASKVVMRYYVDSSLKAKSTSPNK; this comes from the coding sequence ATGAGCATAAACTCCAGTACTAGAATAATTAAGGTCGATCATCTTATTATCAGGCCGTTGACGTCATCTTTTTGGTCTGATTTTGTCGAATTATTCGGCAAGAAGGGTGCTTATGGCGGCTGTTGGTGTATGTGGTGGAGGTTGTCCCGTCGTGAATTTGAAAAAGGTCAGGGTGCAGGCAATCGCCGGGCAATGAAGCACCTGGTCGATTCGGGCAATATTCCAGGGTTACTTGCTTATAAGGTCAAGACGGCGATCGGATGGTGCTCGATCGCTCCGCGTGAGCAGTATGCTGCCCTGGAACGTTCGCGCGTACTGAAGCGGTTGGATAGTGAACCCGTCTGGTCGATCGTATGTTTTTTCATACACAAAGAGTATCATGGTAGAGGCGTGAGTGAAAAGCTCATTCGCAGAGCCGTCGAGTATGCTGGCTCTCGTGGAGCAAAGATAGTTGAGGCTTATCCGGCCATTCCGAGGCGCAAAGAGCTTCCCCCGGTATCCAGTTTCATGGGTCTTCCGCAGATCTTCAGAAAAGTGGGTTTTGTAGAGTGCAAACGCCCTTCAGCGAGCAAGGTTGTAATGCGATACTATGTGGATAGCTCTCTCAAAGCAAAATCGACATCACCGAACAAGTAG